One genomic window of Methanosarcina acetivorans C2A includes the following:
- a CDS encoding XTP/dITP diphosphatase, translating into MHKIVFVTGNKGKFAEIRDILKTFGIEVIQEKNGYPELQEDELEPIAAHGAQYVANKLNMPVMVDDSGIFINALNGFPGPYSRFVEDKLGNLKVLKMMEGEEDRTAYFKTVIGYCEPGKEPLVFPGVVEGKIAYEERGTGGFGYDPIFEYQGLTFGELGDTEKNKVSHRRRAVDEFLEWFTSKA; encoded by the coding sequence ATGCATAAAATCGTCTTTGTTACAGGGAATAAGGGCAAGTTTGCCGAAATCAGGGATATCCTCAAAACTTTCGGAATCGAAGTCATCCAGGAGAAAAACGGGTATCCGGAACTCCAGGAAGATGAACTCGAACCGATTGCCGCTCACGGGGCACAGTATGTTGCAAACAAACTGAACATGCCTGTGATGGTGGACGACTCCGGAATCTTCATAAATGCCTTAAACGGCTTTCCGGGCCCCTACTCCCGCTTTGTGGAAGATAAACTCGGAAACCTGAAAGTGCTCAAAATGATGGAAGGAGAAGAAGACAGGACCGCGTACTTCAAAACCGTAATCGGATACTGCGAACCCGGAAAAGAGCCCCTGGTTTTCCCCGGAGTAGTGGAAGGGAAGATCGCATACGAAGAGCGGGGCACTGGCGGCTTTGGATATGATCCTATCTTCGAGTACCAGGGCCTGACCTTCGGGGAACTGGGGGATACCGAGAAAAATAAGGTTTCCCACCGACGCAGGGCTGTTGATGAGTTCCTGGAATGGTTTACCAGCAAGGCTTAA
- a CDS encoding cyclase family protein encodes MFSSEKIPVKGKIIDVTVPISPFTSVFPGDPEPSIEKFLTLEKDGCAVSSLGFGSHTGTHVDAPSHVLKGGLPVDSLDIGSLMGEAIVLDFSGIFGALTGSILDEAYPVKEVIESSSNIPILLLKTKVSFRKEEDSEISGSQAEKSDKRRELEESPENSAYLDASGAAWIVRNGFKTVGIDGFSVDSLSSENLPAHHMLLSNNVNIVECLDLKTVEEGMYFFLCLPLRIEGCDGAPARALLISYL; translated from the coding sequence ATGTTTTCCTCTGAAAAAATACCGGTTAAGGGAAAAATCATTGATGTTACAGTTCCTATTTCTCCTTTTACTTCCGTCTTTCCCGGAGACCCGGAGCCTTCAATCGAAAAGTTTCTCACTCTCGAAAAGGACGGCTGTGCAGTTTCCAGCTTGGGTTTCGGAAGCCATACGGGCACACACGTTGATGCTCCTTCTCACGTCCTGAAAGGTGGCCTTCCGGTTGACAGCCTGGACATTGGAAGCCTTATGGGTGAGGCAATTGTTCTGGATTTTTCCGGGATATTCGGGGCATTGACCGGCTCCATTCTTGATGAAGCTTATCCGGTAAAGGAAGTCATTGAAAGCAGTTCAAATATTCCTATTCTCCTCTTGAAAACAAAGGTTTCTTTCCGAAAAGAGGAAGATTCCGAAATTTCAGGCTCTCAGGCCGAAAAAAGCGATAAGAGAAGGGAACTTGAGGAGTCACCAGAGAATTCTGCTTACCTTGATGCAAGCGGTGCAGCCTGGATTGTCCGGAATGGGTTCAAAACAGTAGGAATCGATGGTTTTTCCGTGGACAGCCTCTCTTCCGAAAACCTGCCTGCCCACCACATGTTGCTTTCAAATAACGTGAACATTGTGGAATGCCTTGACCTAAAAACGGTTGAGGAAGGAATGTATTTTTTCCTGTGCCTTCCCCTGAGAATTGAGGGCTGCGATGGGGCGCCTGCAAGAGCATTATTGATTTCTTACCTTTAA
- a CDS encoding DUF362 domain-containing protein produces MSEKDGYVVVFGCKRCGKCKDICPVGAIYEENELAKIDPKKCNLCMKCIDECTNRSIIYME; encoded by the coding sequence ATGTCAGAGAAGGATGGATATGTTGTAGTCTTCGGCTGCAAAAGGTGCGGCAAGTGCAAGGACATATGTCCTGTGGGCGCTATTTACGAAGAAAACGAACTTGCAAAAATTGATCCTAAAAAGTGTAACCTTTGCATGAAATGTATAGATGAGTGTACTAACAGATCCATTATTTACATGGAATGA
- a CDS encoding radical SAM protein, translating into MEKFTEDQTGSFCSYLSEGCRFCQQGAKMVLFVTGLCPKSCFYCPLSDERRGKDLVFANERPVKSDEDLLKEAGLMDALGTGITGGEPLIKVERVLYYIRLLKSSFGKEHHIHLYTSLAPDREILEKLAEAGLDEIRFHPPQVVWGELRHSPYADSLKNAKALGMETGIEIPSLEGAEIVAAFAEEMGIFLNLNELEFSDNNSDALLENGFSLESDTSCAAAGSHTHSEKAFQVCKRVHFCSSTYKDAVQLRKRFQRIAKNTAREFDEITEDGTLIYGVINGGNQALAEEILREIEIPDELFEVKEGKIEIAWWVLEDLKDGLKEELEPLGTRIFIVERHPFEDGLLVELIPL; encoded by the coding sequence ATGGAAAAGTTCACTGAGGATCAGACAGGCTCTTTTTGCAGCTACCTTTCCGAAGGCTGCAGGTTCTGCCAGCAGGGCGCCAAAATGGTGCTCTTTGTAACAGGGCTCTGCCCTAAAAGCTGTTTTTACTGCCCACTTTCGGACGAAAGGCGGGGAAAAGACCTGGTTTTTGCAAACGAAAGGCCTGTAAAAAGCGATGAGGATTTACTGAAGGAAGCCGGGCTTATGGACGCCCTGGGGACAGGAATTACCGGAGGAGAGCCCCTGATAAAAGTAGAGAGAGTCCTGTACTACATCCGCCTGTTAAAGTCCTCTTTTGGAAAAGAACACCATATTCATCTTTATACCTCGCTTGCCCCGGACCGGGAAATCCTTGAAAAGTTAGCAGAAGCGGGCCTTGACGAAATTCGCTTTCACCCTCCACAGGTTGTATGGGGAGAGCTCAGGCACAGCCCCTATGCGGACTCCCTGAAAAATGCAAAAGCCCTGGGCATGGAAACAGGAATCGAAATCCCTTCCCTTGAAGGGGCTGAAATAGTTGCGGCTTTTGCAGAGGAAATGGGAATCTTTCTCAACCTGAACGAACTGGAATTTTCCGATAATAACTCGGATGCTCTTCTTGAAAACGGATTTTCCCTGGAATCAGACACCTCCTGTGCTGCTGCAGGTTCACATACGCATTCTGAAAAGGCTTTTCAGGTGTGCAAACGGGTGCATTTCTGTTCCTCGACCTATAAGGATGCAGTCCAGCTGCGCAAAAGGTTTCAGAGGATTGCAAAAAATACAGCAAGAGAATTTGATGAAATCACGGAAGACGGCACCCTTATCTATGGGGTCATCAACGGCGGGAACCAGGCACTTGCAGAAGAGATTCTCAGGGAGATCGAAATTCCTGATGAACTTTTCGAAGTGAAGGAAGGAAAAATCGAGATCGCATGGTGGGTGCTTGAAGACCTTAAGGACGGACTCAAAGAAGAGCTCGAACCCCTCGGGACAAGAATTTTCATAGTCGAAAGGCATCCTTTTGAAGACGGACTGCTTGTAGAACTGATCCCTCTCTAA
- a CDS encoding acyltransferase: protein MGGITMTAVVSNRDKINFHEVADHYHSNKIIFGIKFLKNWALERLASCAPVPSWRAKLHKMRGVNIGENVYIGYDVIFDRIHPEMITVGDYAEIGDRCILSAHSRGSLTTRQAYPRSIAPIKIGRGVSVNPGCIITQGVEIGDNSIIGVGSVVSRNISPNSLALGYPAKVIKKLDGVGELQT from the coding sequence ATGGGGGGCATTACCATGACTGCTGTTGTATCTAACAGAGATAAAATAAATTTTCATGAAGTGGCTGATCATTATCATAGTAATAAAATCATCTTTGGAATTAAGTTCCTGAAAAACTGGGCTCTTGAACGCCTCGCTTCCTGCGCTCCTGTCCCTTCCTGGAGAGCTAAGCTGCATAAAATGAGGGGTGTAAACATCGGGGAGAATGTGTACATCGGCTATGATGTGATTTTTGACAGGATTCACCCCGAGATGATCACAGTGGGGGACTATGCTGAAATTGGGGACCGCTGTATCCTGTCCGCCCATTCGAGAGGCAGCCTTACCACAAGGCAGGCTTATCCGAGGAGTATAGCTCCCATAAAAATAGGGCGCGGGGTTTCCGTAAATCCCGGATGTATAATCACCCAGGGAGTCGAGATCGGAGATAACTCGATAATCGGCGTCGGATCAGTAGTTTCTCGTAATATTTCTCCGAACAGCCTTGCTCTGGGTTATCCGGCTAAAGTTATTAAAAAGCTCGATGGAGTAGGCGAGCTTCAAACCTGA